The following proteins are co-located in the Acidimicrobiales bacterium genome:
- a CDS encoding DUF1015 family protein, whose amino-acid sequence MATVEPLGLRLVTAEFADRVPSPAHDSLTPEGRRLALEANPESYLAVTRSLEDLDPSVAMSNDELLALGRRSLDRLIALGAFDGGHAPRFFAYRLATDTHCQTGLVGGVATADFAQGVVRAHEQIHHARSTHLARHLAVVGVQSSPIAVAHRPIPELRAYLDQATEQKPAHTIASEPGFTQTIWPIDATASPAITDLLRPTPLYLIDGHHRGAAAVEYRRLAGPGNADSTLCVLFAADELANHAFHRVLPPAIGTTATVEAMAAAGARPIADAADPLQADEVRMYDGSARRWRAIPAPSASGVAPALADLPPTRLAARFDEVFGAFASDNVGGHRWRDAVQYRPGVLPLPQLLDEADDHGGALFLLPSVGLDDLFAVADAGLAMPPKSTYFDPKVRSGVFLRHL is encoded by the coding sequence ATGGCGACCGTCGAGCCGCTGGGGCTTCGACTCGTCACCGCCGAGTTCGCTGATCGCGTGCCCTCGCCGGCGCACGATTCGCTCACGCCCGAAGGCCGTCGACTCGCGCTCGAGGCCAACCCCGAGAGCTACCTCGCCGTCACTCGATCGCTCGAGGACCTCGACCCGTCCGTCGCCATGTCCAACGACGAACTCCTCGCCCTCGGCCGCAGGTCGCTCGACCGCCTCATCGCGCTCGGTGCCTTCGATGGCGGGCACGCTCCTCGGTTCTTCGCCTACCGGCTCGCAACCGACACCCATTGCCAGACCGGTCTGGTCGGTGGCGTGGCCACGGCCGACTTCGCCCAGGGTGTCGTGCGAGCCCACGAGCAGATCCATCACGCCCGATCCACACACCTCGCCCGCCATCTGGCGGTGGTGGGCGTCCAGTCGAGCCCCATCGCCGTCGCCCACCGACCGATTCCCGAGCTGCGGGCGTACCTCGATCAGGCCACCGAACAAAAGCCGGCGCACACGATCGCTTCCGAGCCCGGCTTCACCCAGACCATCTGGCCCATCGACGCAACAGCCTCGCCGGCCATCACCGACCTCCTCCGGCCGACGCCGCTCTACCTCATCGACGGCCATCACCGAGGTGCCGCCGCAGTCGAGTACCGACGTCTGGCCGGTCCGGGCAACGCCGACTCGACCCTGTGCGTGCTCTTCGCCGCCGACGAACTCGCCAACCATGCGTTCCACCGGGTGCTACCGCCGGCCATCGGAACGACGGCCACGGTCGAGGCAATGGCGGCGGCCGGTGCTCGCCCCATCGCCGACGCCGCCGACCCGCTCCAAGCCGACGAAGTGCGTATGTACGACGGCTCCGCGCGGCGCTGGCGGGCGATCCCGGCCCCGTCGGCGTCCGGTGTTGCGCCGGCGTTGGCCGACCTACCACCGACCCGATTGGCAGCCCGGTTCGACGAGGTGTTCGGAGCGTTCGCCAGCGACAACGTCGGCGGTCACCGATGGCGCGACGCGGTGCAGTACCGGCCCGGTGTGTTGCCGCTGCCGCAGCTGCTGGACGAGGCCGACGATCACGGCGGCGCACTCTTCCTGCTGCCATCGGTCGGCCTCGACGATCTCTTCGCCGTCGCCGATGCCGGGTTGGCCATGCCGCCGAAGTCGACCTACTTCGATCCGAAGGTTCGCTCGGGGGTCTTCCTCCGCCATCTGTGA
- a CDS encoding aminotransferase has translation MRLTKRTLDVELSPIAAAYAFLEQRSSDRRLLDLSQAAPAYPTADVIAEHVASIARSADGGRYAPSKGLPELRAAVVDELRAGHTTTDATADLSIDQIQITAGCNQAFCVIASALCEPGDEMIISVPYYFNHRMWLDLAGVRPVFLKTGDDLVPDPERAAELITDRTRAILLVSPGNPTGTTIEPAILDAFFDLAEARGVALILDETYRHFRPTDEPSHTLYARPNWDDTLITLHSFSKEFAIPGYRVGAICAKQAVVDEALKLLDCVAICAPRIGQEAALAGLQHAGDWRRAMAARTRTRQAAFTDAMATDPGGFVLANAGAYFGWVRHPHVGVGDREMVRRLVVDHDVLVIPGTAFTPTDERWLRFSFANLEIDDFAELANRLTEAGLR, from the coding sequence GTGCGTCTGACCAAGCGAACCCTCGATGTCGAACTCTCCCCGATTGCTGCCGCGTACGCGTTCCTCGAACAGCGGTCGAGTGATCGGCGGCTGTTGGATCTGTCCCAGGCTGCGCCCGCCTATCCCACCGCCGATGTCATCGCGGAACACGTCGCCTCGATCGCTCGGTCGGCCGATGGCGGGCGATATGCCCCGTCGAAGGGGCTGCCCGAGCTCCGAGCGGCCGTGGTCGACGAACTGCGTGCCGGTCACACCACGACGGACGCGACCGCCGACCTCTCGATCGACCAGATCCAGATCACCGCCGGCTGCAACCAGGCGTTCTGCGTGATCGCTTCGGCCCTCTGCGAGCCCGGCGACGAGATGATCATCAGTGTCCCCTACTACTTCAACCACCGGATGTGGCTCGATCTCGCGGGCGTTCGGCCGGTGTTCCTCAAGACGGGCGATGACCTCGTTCCCGACCCGGAGCGCGCCGCCGAACTCATCACCGACCGGACGCGTGCCATCCTGCTCGTGAGTCCGGGCAACCCGACAGGCACCACCATCGAGCCCGCAATCCTCGACGCCTTCTTCGACCTGGCCGAAGCACGAGGCGTCGCCCTCATCCTCGACGAGACCTATCGCCACTTCCGCCCCACCGACGAACCGTCCCACACGCTCTATGCCCGACCGAACTGGGACGACACCCTGATCACGCTGCACTCCTTCTCGAAGGAGTTCGCCATTCCCGGTTACCGCGTGGGTGCCATCTGCGCCAAACAAGCGGTTGTCGACGAGGCGCTGAAGCTGCTCGATTGTGTGGCAATCTGCGCCCCTCGCATCGGGCAGGAAGCAGCACTCGCGGGACTGCAGCACGCCGGCGACTGGCGACGGGCGATGGCCGCCAGAACTCGCACCCGGCAGGCGGCCTTCACCGACGCCATGGCCACGGATCCCGGCGGCTTCGTCCTGGCGAATGCCGGGGCCTACTTCGGTTGGGTCCGCCATCCGCACGTCGGCGTCGGTGATCGCGAGATGGTGCGCAGGCTCGTGGTCGACCACGATGTGCTCGTGATTCCCGGCACGGCCTTCACTCCGACCGATGAGCGGTGGCTCCGCTTCAGCTTCGCCAACCTCGAGATCGATGACTTCGCCGAGCTGGCCAACCGGCTCACCGAGGCCGGTCTGCGCTGA
- a CDS encoding transcription antitermination factor NusB, giving the protein MAEQRRRSPRRNPKGRGAKGSANERRAAEPGVAARRLAIDALLRIDTDGAYANLALPPMLERSTLEARDRGLVTELVYGTTRMRRALDFIVDRFLLDDIGPEVRAALRIGTYQLHHLDTPAHAAVSATVGAARGRGKSVVNAVLRKVAAEKAAIDESEAAPIPWPDDATRLSYPDWIAQQLTDDLGVERAVRAMEAMNEAATVHQRDDGYVQDPASRLVAEAVDIQPGHRAIDLCAAPGGKATLLSLEGAEVIAADLRPNRTRLIARNLATLAKTAEASGAPAPAWVGVVTADATAPPFAAGSFDRVLVDAPCSGLGSLRRRADARWRIDADAPNRLASLQRSILDAGIELLRPGGELVYSVCTLTGVETQGVLEHAAGRPDIEMLPPPASPWQTEGALAVLLPGETDGMALFRLRKR; this is encoded by the coding sequence ATGGCCGAGCAGCGGCGCCGCTCGCCGAGGCGAAACCCGAAGGGTCGAGGCGCGAAAGGCAGCGCAAACGAACGCCGAGCGGCCGAGCCCGGTGTCGCCGCTCGCCGCCTCGCGATCGATGCCCTGCTGCGGATCGACACCGACGGGGCCTACGCCAACCTGGCCCTTCCTCCGATGCTCGAACGGTCGACCCTCGAGGCCCGCGATCGCGGCCTGGTGACCGAGCTGGTGTACGGCACCACCCGCATGCGCCGTGCGCTCGACTTCATCGTCGACCGGTTCCTCCTCGACGACATCGGTCCCGAGGTACGCGCCGCCCTCCGCATCGGCACCTACCAACTCCATCACCTCGATACCCCTGCTCATGCTGCGGTCAGCGCCACCGTGGGCGCAGCACGGGGACGGGGCAAGAGCGTGGTCAACGCCGTGCTTCGCAAGGTAGCGGCAGAGAAGGCGGCGATCGACGAGTCCGAGGCGGCGCCGATCCCGTGGCCCGACGATGCCACTCGGCTCAGCTACCCCGACTGGATCGCCCAGCAGCTGACCGACGACCTCGGTGTCGAACGAGCGGTTCGTGCCATGGAGGCGATGAACGAGGCAGCCACGGTGCACCAGCGAGACGACGGCTACGTGCAGGACCCCGCGTCCAGGCTCGTGGCCGAGGCGGTCGACATCCAGCCCGGTCACCGGGCGATCGATCTGTGTGCAGCGCCGGGCGGCAAGGCCACGCTGCTGTCGCTCGAAGGTGCCGAGGTCATCGCCGCCGATCTGCGTCCCAACCGCACCCGCTTGATCGCCCGGAACCTTGCCACACTGGCGAAGACGGCTGAGGCCTCGGGTGCTCCGGCCCCGGCGTGGGTCGGTGTCGTGACCGCCGACGCCACCGCGCCCCCGTTCGCTGCTGGTTCGTTCGACCGTGTCCTGGTCGACGCCCCGTGCTCGGGCCTCGGCAGCCTGCGTCGTCGAGCCGACGCTCGTTGGCGCATCGACGCCGACGCACCGAACCGACTCGCCTCGCTCCAGCGGTCGATTCTCGATGCCGGGATCGAGCTGCTGCGCCCGGGCGGTGAACTGGTCTACAGCGTGTGCACGCTGACGGGCGTCGAGACGCAGGGCGTGCTGGAGCACGCCGCCGGCCGACCCGACATCGAGATGCTGCCGCCACCGGCGAGCCCGTGGCAGACCGAGGGCGCGCTTGCCGTCCTTCTGCCCGGCGAGACCGACGGCATGGCGTTGTTCCGGCTCCGCAAACGCTGA
- a CDS encoding methionyl-tRNA formyltransferase: MTELALPPAEIRRIVYLGTPEVAVPPLRALHAAGFEIPLVVTRADKRRGRGSTLHPSPVKAAASELGLPVTTDVDAVLDVGADLGVVVAFGRIIKPHVLEALPMVNLHFSLLPRWRGAAPVERALLAGDTETGVCVMQVAEGLDTGDVYRRAIVTIDDTATLDSLRGELVDIGTDLLVASLRDGLGPGEPQIGEPVYAEKIANEEYRIDPTRSSESLHRLVRLGGAWGEFRGKRFKIWAVTPSTRDDLAPGQFDGTLVGTGTTALELVEVQPEGKARMDARSWINGAQPSPDERLS; this comes from the coding sequence GTGACCGAGCTCGCGCTGCCACCAGCCGAGATCCGTCGGATCGTCTATCTCGGAACGCCCGAAGTGGCCGTTCCGCCGTTGCGCGCCCTGCACGCCGCCGGGTTCGAGATCCCGCTCGTCGTCACCCGTGCCGACAAGCGCCGGGGACGGGGATCGACCCTGCATCCCTCGCCGGTCAAGGCAGCGGCGAGCGAGCTCGGACTGCCGGTGACCACCGACGTCGACGCCGTGCTCGACGTCGGTGCCGATCTGGGCGTCGTGGTCGCGTTCGGCAGGATCATCAAGCCGCACGTGCTCGAAGCACTGCCGATGGTCAACCTCCACTTCTCGCTGCTGCCTCGCTGGCGCGGCGCGGCGCCGGTCGAACGGGCGCTGCTGGCAGGCGACACCGAGACCGGTGTGTGTGTCATGCAGGTCGCCGAAGGCCTCGACACCGGCGATGTCTACCGACGCGCCATCGTGACGATCGACGACACCGCGACACTCGACTCACTTCGTGGCGAGTTGGTCGATATCGGCACCGACCTCCTCGTCGCTTCGCTCCGCGACGGTCTCGGCCCGGGGGAGCCCCAGATCGGCGAGCCCGTCTACGCCGAGAAGATCGCCAACGAGGAGTACCGGATCGACCCGACCCGGTCATCCGAGTCGCTCCACCGGCTGGTGCGGCTGGGCGGTGCCTGGGGAGAGTTCCGCGGCAAGCGGTTCAAGATCTGGGCGGTGACGCCGTCGACTCGCGACGATCTCGCGCCTGGGCAGTTCGACGGCACCCTCGTCGGCACCGGTACCACGGCACTCGAACTGGTCGAAGTGCAGCCCGAGGGCAAGGCGCGGATGGATGCTCGGTCGTGGATCAATGGCGCCCAGCCATCGCCCGACGAGCGACTCTCCTGA
- the def gene encoding peptide deformylase: protein MAVPYEVRIFGDPVLRKVADAVTDIDAKLAKLADDMLDTMYAEPGLGLAATQVGVNRRFFVYDLGDGNGPKSIVNPKIEESRGEWLYEEGCLSVPGLHWDIVRPKEVHLTGYDLDGNEISIEADELLARLFQHELDHLDGVLLIDRLEDDRRKDALKTLNELFLDPPKEKKKPLGRLRGLTLP from the coding sequence ATGGCAGTTCCCTACGAAGTCCGCATCTTCGGCGATCCGGTGTTGCGCAAAGTGGCCGACGCGGTCACCGACATCGACGCCAAGTTGGCCAAGCTGGCCGACGACATGCTCGACACCATGTACGCCGAACCGGGGCTCGGACTCGCCGCCACCCAGGTCGGGGTCAATCGGCGCTTCTTCGTCTACGACCTCGGCGACGGCAACGGCCCCAAGTCGATCGTCAACCCCAAGATCGAAGAGTCCCGGGGCGAGTGGCTCTACGAGGAGGGCTGCCTGTCGGTGCCTGGGTTGCACTGGGACATCGTCCGGCCGAAGGAAGTCCACCTCACCGGCTACGACCTCGACGGCAACGAGATCTCGATCGAGGCCGACGAACTGCTCGCTCGCCTCTTCCAGCACGAACTCGATCACCTCGACGGCGTCCTGTTGATCGACCGTCTCGAGGACGACCGGCGCAAGGACGCCCTGAAGACCCTCAACGAGCTGTTCCTGGATCCCCCGAAGGAGAAGAAGAAGCCGCTCGGCCGGCTGCGCGGTCTGACGCTCCCGTGA
- a CDS encoding methyltransferase has product MTPNDQPTNARGHYFDASPATPSSRQTVELALPDLRLTLVTDRGVFSADRVDAGSKLLLLDGPPANPSDSVLLDIGAGYGPIACALARRNPQATVYAVEVNERARELCRENAGANRLDNVIVVAPDDVPGDLAIDRIWSNPPIRVGKQALHELLLRWLAHLAPGGSAHLVVQKHLGADSLARWLDGQGYPTVRRSSRKAFRLLDVAPRTELS; this is encoded by the coding sequence GTGACACCGAACGACCAGCCGACGAACGCTCGAGGGCACTATTTCGATGCCTCGCCGGCCACACCGTCGAGCCGTCAGACCGTCGAACTGGCGCTGCCTGACCTTCGCCTGACCCTGGTCACCGATCGTGGCGTGTTCAGCGCCGACCGGGTCGATGCCGGCTCCAAGTTGCTCCTGCTCGACGGACCACCTGCGAATCCATCCGACTCGGTGCTGCTCGACATCGGCGCCGGCTACGGGCCGATCGCCTGCGCGCTGGCGCGCCGGAACCCGCAGGCCACCGTGTATGCCGTCGAGGTCAACGAACGAGCACGGGAACTGTGCCGGGAGAACGCCGGCGCCAACCGGCTCGACAACGTCATCGTCGTGGCACCCGACGACGTGCCGGGCGATCTCGCCATCGACCGGATCTGGTCGAATCCTCCGATCCGAGTGGGCAAGCAGGCACTCCATGAGCTGCTGCTTCGCTGGCTGGCTCATCTCGCTCCCGGCGGCTCGGCCCATCTCGTGGTGCAGAAGCATCTCGGGGCCGACAGTCTGGCCCGCTGGCTCGACGGCCAGGGCTACCCCACCGTGCGCCGATCCAGCCGCAAGGCCTTCCGCCTTCTCGACGTCGCCCCACGAACGGAGCTCTCGTGA
- a CDS encoding TrmH family RNA methyltransferase, producing the protein MNQPVKTLSPTELKRLHREWRRQTDLELGLILDGVQNPFNVGSLFRSAAAYRVERMWLCPPTPDPSETKVAKTALGCERLVSWEVAATGVEAVQAARAAGYVTVAIELTATARPMFQLDLGPKVALVLGHEDRGVHKQTLAEVDHIAFLPQLGKVGSLNVAQAGTVALYEAARQRWQ; encoded by the coding sequence GTGAACCAACCGGTCAAGACACTCTCCCCTACCGAGCTCAAGCGGCTGCATCGCGAGTGGCGACGCCAGACCGACCTGGAACTCGGCCTCATCCTCGACGGCGTCCAGAACCCGTTCAACGTCGGCTCGCTCTTCCGCTCGGCCGCCGCGTATCGCGTCGAGCGCATGTGGCTGTGCCCGCCGACGCCGGATCCCAGTGAGACCAAGGTCGCCAAGACCGCACTCGGATGCGAGCGACTCGTGTCGTGGGAGGTGGCAGCCACCGGGGTCGAAGCCGTCCAGGCGGCTCGCGCTGCGGGCTATGTCACCGTGGCGATCGAACTGACGGCAACGGCGCGGCCCATGTTCCAGCTCGATCTCGGACCCAAGGTGGCGTTGGTGCTCGGCCACGAGGATCGCGGCGTCCACAAGCAGACCCTCGCCGAGGTCGACCACATCGCCTTCCTCCCCCAGCTCGGCAAGGTCGGTTCGCTCAACGTGGCCCAGGCCGGCACGGTCGCCCTCTACGAAGCGGCCCGCCAGCGCTGGCAGTGA
- a CDS encoding SDR family NAD(P)-dependent oxidoreductase, with protein MTRPDRFTDRVAIITGGSNGLGRACADQLAAEGAKIVIADLQPEPGRAAVEAIEAAGGTAMFVELDAASPEGNEAMVDATIAAYGGVDLLVTAAGISSGSYTSGDREGGLKLMQMRAEAAAVNPAASLTELDIDDWRRVLDVNLTGTLLAIQAASRVMLEQERKGSIVTIASIAARDPLWGSPSYPVSKAGVWMLTKNAAKTLAPLGIRVNSVGPGFTETNMTSLMNETDELRTMLMSLTPMGRMGQPVEVANLILFLLSDEASFITGELIHPDGGWFTG; from the coding sequence ATGACCAGACCAGATCGATTCACCGACCGCGTCGCCATCATCACCGGAGGCAGCAACGGACTCGGCCGGGCATGTGCCGACCAGCTCGCCGCCGAAGGAGCGAAGATCGTGATCGCGGATCTCCAGCCGGAGCCGGGTCGGGCTGCGGTCGAGGCGATCGAGGCGGCCGGCGGCACGGCCATGTTCGTTGAGCTCGATGCCGCCAGCCCCGAGGGCAACGAGGCCATGGTCGATGCCACCATCGCCGCCTATGGAGGGGTCGATCTGCTCGTCACCGCGGCTGGGATCAGCAGCGGCAGCTACACCTCGGGCGATCGTGAGGGCGGGCTCAAGTTGATGCAGATGCGGGCCGAAGCCGCAGCCGTCAATCCGGCGGCGTCGCTCACCGAACTCGATATCGACGACTGGCGGCGGGTCCTCGACGTCAACCTCACCGGCACCCTGCTCGCCATCCAGGCGGCTTCTCGGGTGATGCTCGAACAGGAGCGGAAGGGCTCGATCGTCACCATCGCGTCGATTGCGGCCCGCGACCCGTTGTGGGGTTCGCCGAGCTACCCGGTCTCGAAGGCGGGTGTCTGGATGTTGACGAAGAATGCAGCGAAGACGCTGGCCCCACTCGGGATCCGGGTCAACAGTGTCGGGCCGGGGTTCACCGAGACCAACATGACCAGCCTCATGAACGAGACCGACGAGCTGCGCACGATGCTGATGTCGCTCACGCCGATGGGACGCATGGGGCAACCGGTCGAGGTGGCCAACCTCATCCTGTTCCTCCTCAGCGATGAGGCAAGCTTCATCACCGGCGAGCTGATCCACCCCGACGGCGGCTGGTTCACCGGCTAG
- a CDS encoding amidohydrolase — MDGQRTLIVGGTVFTADEAQPFAEAVVIAGSRLAYVGSTAKAVALAGPGAKRIDADGGLVLPGFVDGHVHVAMTGANLRKAQLRDAVDLDDICHRIARWADANPTAPRVLGTSWLGTAIPGGVPTKEMLDAVIPDRPVYLEANDLHSSWVNSAALAELGIDRDTPDPIGGRIVRDVNGDATGHLLENANIELVWQLLADVPDSEIEDQVLAALDAYRAAGITSAVEMAVGARELAAMARLEATGRLTTRIVAHVIVHRSSSSEAELAQVEAAVALRDRYRSDRLRVAGIKLITDGTIDACTAAMIDPYTNGTNDEPIWPLESLQPVVTAADAAGLQVAIHAIGDQAVRNALDALELAAATNGTSGRRHRIEHLESAQTEDIARLGPLGVTASMQPVHLDPAILPIWIQMLGVERAENGFAWPGYLDGGATLVFGTDTPTAPLEPLPNMYLASTRRSPGDPSLAPLRPEWALPLANALIHATRESAWAAHLDHLTGVLREGLAADLVVLDRDPLAEGPASLLETSIVITIVDGAIVHAAG; from the coding sequence GTGGATGGACAGCGGACACTGATCGTCGGTGGGACGGTGTTCACCGCCGACGAGGCGCAACCATTTGCCGAGGCCGTCGTGATCGCCGGGTCGCGCCTGGCGTATGTCGGGTCGACGGCGAAGGCGGTCGCCCTCGCCGGGCCCGGCGCCAAGCGGATCGATGCCGACGGTGGCCTGGTGCTGCCGGGATTCGTCGACGGACACGTGCACGTCGCCATGACCGGGGCCAATCTCCGCAAGGCGCAGCTGCGAGACGCCGTCGACCTCGATGACATCTGCCACCGCATCGCGCGGTGGGCCGACGCGAATCCCACCGCACCACGAGTACTCGGTACGAGCTGGCTCGGCACGGCGATCCCCGGAGGGGTGCCCACCAAGGAGATGCTCGACGCCGTGATCCCGGATCGACCGGTCTACCTCGAAGCGAACGACCTGCATTCGTCGTGGGTGAACTCCGCGGCATTGGCCGAGCTCGGTATCGACCGCGACACGCCGGACCCGATCGGGGGTCGGATCGTGCGCGATGTCAACGGTGACGCAACCGGCCATCTGCTCGAGAACGCGAACATCGAGCTCGTCTGGCAGTTGTTGGCCGATGTTCCGGATTCGGAAATCGAAGACCAGGTCCTCGCCGCCCTCGATGCGTATCGAGCGGCCGGCATCACGTCGGCGGTCGAGATGGCGGTCGGTGCCCGCGAACTCGCGGCCATGGCACGGCTCGAGGCCACGGGTCGGCTCACGACGCGGATCGTCGCCCACGTGATCGTTCACCGGTCGTCCTCATCCGAGGCCGAGCTGGCACAGGTCGAGGCGGCCGTCGCCCTGCGAGACCGCTACCGCAGCGACCGCCTTCGAGTTGCAGGCATCAAGTTGATCACCGACGGCACGATCGATGCGTGCACGGCAGCGATGATCGACCCGTACACCAACGGGACGAACGACGAGCCGATCTGGCCGCTCGAGTCACTGCAGCCAGTCGTGACCGCCGCGGATGCCGCCGGCCTCCAGGTGGCGATCCACGCCATCGGCGACCAGGCGGTTCGCAATGCCCTCGACGCCTTGGAGCTGGCGGCGGCGACGAACGGCACCAGCGGTCGACGCCACCGTATTGAACACCTCGAGTCGGCCCAGACCGAAGACATCGCCCGGCTCGGGCCGCTTGGAGTCACGGCATCCATGCAGCCGGTGCACCTCGATCCTGCGATCCTGCCCATCTGGATCCAGATGCTCGGCGTCGAACGGGCCGAGAACGGCTTTGCTTGGCCGGGCTACCTCGACGGCGGCGCCACGCTGGTCTTCGGGACCGACACGCCGACCGCGCCGCTGGAGCCGCTGCCCAACATGTACCTGGCGAGCACCCGACGCTCCCCGGGCGACCCGTCGCTGGCACCGTTGCGGCCCGAATGGGCGCTGCCGCTCGCCAACGCGCTGATCCACGCCACCCGCGAGTCGGCCTGGGCGGCACACCTCGACCACCTCACCGGCGTGCTCCGGGAGGGCTTGGCGGCCGACCTCGTGGTCCTCGACCGCGATCCGTTGGCTGAGGGGCCTGCCTCGTTGCTCGAGACGTCGATCGTGATCACCATCGTCGACGGCGCGATCGTCCACGCTGCTGGATGA
- the metK gene encoding methionine adenosyltransferase produces the protein MKNFTFTSESVTEGHPDKMADQISDSILDALLEQDPMSRVACETLVTTGMAIIAGEITTNAYVDIPSVVRKTITRIGYDKESYGFDGNTCGVMVAIDEQSADIAQGVDKSEELRGGSGTTDAYDEQGAGDQGMMFGYACNETDVLMPLPIHTAHRMAERLADVRKAGTVPYLRPDGKTQVTFDYEDGKPVRLRTVLISTQHDDGIDRDSMIRPDLIENVIRPVIPEQFADDDYEVLVNPTGRFVIGGPVGDAGLTGRKIIVDTYGGSARHGGGAFSGKDPSKVDRSAAYATRWVAKNLVAAGAADRCEVQVAYAIGVARPMSVMVETFGTEHVDPVKIAACVNEVFDLRPGAILDHLALRQPIYSQTAAYGHFGREDGSSFTWERLDRVDAVKTALGL, from the coding sequence TTGAAGAATTTCACGTTTACGTCTGAGTCGGTGACCGAGGGTCATCCTGACAAGATGGCGGATCAGATTTCTGATTCGATTCTGGATGCGTTGTTGGAGCAGGATCCGATGTCTCGGGTGGCGTGTGAGACGCTGGTGACCACGGGCATGGCGATCATTGCTGGTGAGATCACCACGAACGCCTATGTCGATATTCCATCGGTGGTGCGCAAGACGATCACGCGGATTGGTTACGACAAGGAGTCCTACGGGTTCGATGGGAACACCTGTGGGGTGATGGTCGCGATCGATGAGCAGTCGGCCGATATCGCTCAGGGTGTGGACAAGTCCGAGGAGTTGCGGGGCGGGTCGGGGACGACCGACGCGTATGACGAGCAGGGTGCCGGTGACCAGGGCATGATGTTCGGCTACGCCTGCAACGAGACCGATGTGTTGATGCCGCTACCGATTCATACGGCGCATCGGATGGCGGAGCGCCTGGCCGATGTGCGGAAGGCGGGCACGGTGCCGTATCTGCGTCCGGATGGCAAGACCCAGGTGACGTTCGACTATGAGGATGGCAAGCCGGTCCGGTTGCGGACGGTGCTGATCTCGACCCAGCACGATGATGGGATCGATCGGGATTCGATGATTCGTCCGGATCTGATCGAGAACGTGATCCGTCCGGTGATTCCGGAGCAGTTCGCGGATGACGATTATGAGGTGTTGGTGAATCCGACGGGCCGGTTCGTGATCGGTGGTCCGGTGGGTGATGCGGGGTTGACGGGCCGGAAGATCATCGTGGACACCTATGGCGGGTCGGCTCGTCATGGTGGTGGTGCGTTCTCGGGGAAGGATCCCTCGAAGGTGGATCGTTCGGCTGCGTATGCGACGCGGTGGGTGGCGAAGAATTTGGTGGCGGCTGGTGCGGCGGATCGGTGTGAGGTGCAGGTGGCGTATGCCATTGGTGTGGCTCGTCCGATGTCGGTGATGGTGGAGACGTTCGGGACCGAGCATGTGGATCCGGTCAAGATCGCGGCGTGTGTGAACGAGGTGTTCGATCTTCGTCCGGGGGCGATTCTGGATCATCTGGCGTTGCGTCAGCCGATCTATTCGCAGACGGCGGCGTATGGGCATTTCGGTCGTGAGGACGGTTCGTCGTTCACGTGGGAGCGCCTCGATCGGGTCGACGCCGTCAAGACCGCCCTCGGTCTCTGA